A region of the Sinorhizobium arboris LMG 14919 genome:
CGTGATCGTCACGGTGCTGCTCTGCGTCGGTTCCCTCAATCTGACGGACATCGTCGTCGCGCAGAACGACGGCCTCGGCACCATGCTCGGCCTGCCTGCCTCCTTCCTCGACTGGCACTGGCTATCGCTCTTTCCGATGTTCATCATCTTCTTCATCTCCGCGCTCGCCGAGACCAACCGTCCGCCCTTCGACTTGCCGGAAGCCGAATCGGAACTCGTCGCCGGTTTCATGGTGGAATACGGCTCGACGCCGTACATGATGTTCATGCTCGGCGAATACGCGGCGATCTGCCTGATGTGCGCGCTGACGACCATCCTGTTCCTCGGCGGCTGGCTGCCCCCGGTCGACATCTGGCTCCTGAACTGGGTCCCCGGCATCGTCTGGTTCGTGCTGAAGGCGTCGCTGGTGTTCTTCATGTTCGCCATGGTGAAGGCCTTCGTCCCGCGTTACCGCTACGACCAGTTGATGCGCCTCGGCTGGAAGGTCTTCCTTCCGCTCTCGCTGGCGATGGTCGTCATCGTCGCATTCGTTCTGAAGCTGACGGGCTGGGCATGATGGCCGCTCAAGCTTCGCTGCATACCGCCGGTTTCCCCGAGACCGGCAAGTTTGGAGGTTAATGATGGCCGCTCTGTCGAACGCCGTCAGCTCGCTGTTCCTCAAGGAATTCGTGGGCGCATTTCTTCTGTCGATGCGCTATTTCTTCCGGCCGAAGGCGACCGTGAACTATCCCTTCGAGAAGGGGCCCGTCAGCCCGCGCTTTCGTGGCGAACACGCGCTTCGCCGTTACCCGAACGGCGAAGAGCGTTGCATCGCCTGCAAGCTGTGCGAGGCGATCTGTCCTGCCCAGGCCATAACCATCGAGGCCGGGCCGCGCCGCAACGACGGCACCCGCCGCACGGTGCGTTATGACATCGACATGGTGAAGTGCATCTATTGCGGCTTCTGCCAGGAGGCTTGTCCGGTCGATGCGATCGTCGAGGGGCCGAATTTCGAATTCTCCACCGAGACGCGCGAAGAACTCTACTACGACAAGGAAAAGCTGCTCGCCAACGGTGACCGGTGGGAGCGGGAAATCGCGCGCAACATTGCGATGGACTCGCCTTACCGCTGAGGCCATTCGTGCAACGCAGCATCGCGCCGCTCGATCGAAAACGGTGCATGCAAAACGGGTTTGGGCATCGGCCGGACAGGTGGTCCGGCTTTGCCTCATGGAGTGCGGGGCTGCATGCCTTCACGCCAGCAAGACGAAAAAGGCACCGATCATGGGTCTGCAGGTTCTTTTTTTCTATCTATTTGCCTTCATCGCCGTGGCGTCGGCATTCATGGTCATCGCGGCCAAGAATCCGGTCTATTCGGTTCTGTTCCTGATCCTGACCTTCTTCAATGCGGCCGGGCTCTTCCTGCTGACCGGTGCCGAGTTCCTGGCGATGATCCTGCTGGTGGTCTATGTCGGGGCCGTCGCGGTTCTCTTCCTCTTCGTGGTCATGATGCTCGATATCGACTTTGCCGAGCTTCGCGCCGGCGTGCTCGAATATGCGCCGATCGGCGCGCTGATCGGGCTGATCCTTGCCGCCGAGCTGATCATCGTCGTCGGCGGCTCGGCCTTCTCGCCTGATATCGCCAAGGGCATCGCCATGCCGATACCGGCGCCGAGCGAACGCACCAACACCGCCGCGCTCGGAGATGTCCTCTATACCCACTACGTCTATTTCTTCCAGATCGCGGGGCTCGTGCTGCTCGTCGCCATGATCGGCGCCATCGTGCTGACCCTGCGTCACCGTCAGAACATCAAGCGTCAGAGCATTCCGCAGCAGGTTGCCCGCACCCCTGAAAACGCCGTCGAGGTGGTTACGGTCAAGCCGGGGCAGGGCATCTAACCGGAACGCGAGGTCGAGGGACTAAACTTATGGAAATCGGGATTTCCCACTATCTGACCGTCAGCGCCATTCTGTTCACGCTCGGCGTCTTCGGCATCTTCCTCAACCGGAAGAACGTCATCATCATTCTCATGTCGGTGGAGCTCATCCTGCTTGCCGTCAACATCAACATGGTGGCGTTCTCGGCGTTCCTGAACGACATAACCGGCCAGGTGTTCGCGCTGTTCATCCTGACGGTTGCGGCGGCCGAAGCCGCTATCGGACTTGCAATTCTCGTCGTCTTCTACCGCAACCGCGGCTCGATCGCCGTCGAAGACGTCAACATGATGAAGGGCTGAGAGGGCTATGGATACCATCGTCAAGGCTATCGTCTTCCTGCCTCTGATCGGCTTCCTGATCGCCGGCCTTCTCGGCACGCAGATCGGCGCCAAGGCATCCGAATATGTGACCAGCGGTCTGATGCTCGTCACCGTCGCGCTATCCTGGTTCGTCTTCTTCCATGTCGCTCTCGGCGAGGAGGAGATGATCAAGGTTGCGGTGCTGCGCTGGATCCAGTCCGGAAGCTTCGATGTCGAATGGGCTTTCCGCGTCGATACGCTGACGGCCGTCATGTTCGTCGTTGTCAACACGGTATCGACCCTGGTGCATATCTACTCGATCGGATACATGCACCACGATCCGAACCGGCCGCGCTTCTTCGCCTATCTGTCGCTCTTTACCTTCGCGATGCTGATGCTCATCACGTCGGACAATCTGCTGCAGATGTTCTTCGGCTGGGAAGGCGTCGGTCTCGCGTCATATCTGCTGATCGGCTTCTGGTACAAGAAGCCTTCTGCCAATGCGGCGGCGATGAAGGCCTTCATCGTCAACCGCGTCGGCGACTTCGGTTTTTCGCTCGGTATCTTCTGCGTCTTCGTCCTATTCGGCTCGATCAATTTCGAGACCATCTTTGCCGCCGCTCAGAACTATCTGCCGGCCGAAGGTGCTGCGGCAGGGGACGCAGTCATCAATCTTTTCGGAATGCAGCTCGACAAGGGGCATGCCCTGACGGCCGCCTGCCTGCTGCTCTTCATGGGCGCCATGGGCAAGTCGGCGCAGTTCCTGCTGCACACCTGGCTGCCGGACGCCATGGAAGGTCCGACTCCGGTTTCAGCACTTATCCATGCCGCGACCATGGTGACCGCCGGCGTCTTCCTCGTCGCCCGCATGTCGCCGCTCTTCGAGCTGTCGCCGGACGCTCTCACGGTCGTCACGGTGATCGGCGCGATCACCGCGTTCTTTGCGGCGACGGTCGGTCTCGTCCAGAACGATATCAAGCGCGTCATCGCCTATTCGACCTGCTCGCAGCTCGGCTACATGTTCGTTGCACTCGGCGTCGGCGCCTATGGCGCGGCGATCTTCCACCTGTTCACGCACGCCTTCTTCAAGGCGCTCCTGTTCCTGGGCGCGGGCTCGGTCATCCATGCCGTCGACGGCGAGCAGGACATGCGTTACATGGGCGGATTGCGCACGCATATTCCGGTCACCTACTGGATGATGTTCATCGGTACGATCGCGCTCACCGGCGTCGGCATTCCCGGCACGGTCATCGGCACGGCGGGTTTCTTCTCGAAGGATGCGATCATCGAATCCACCTTCGCCTCGCATAGCGTCGTTTCCGGTTTCGCCTTCGTGCTGCTGGTCATCGCGGCGCTCTTTACCAGCTTCTACTCCTGGCGCCTGACCTTCATGACGTTCCACGGCAAGCCGCGTGCCTCCTCGGACGTCATGCACCATGTCCACGAGTCGCCCCAGGTGATGCTGGTGCCCCTTTACGTCCTGGCCGCCGGCGCCCTCGTCGCGGGCTTCCTCTTCCACGATTATTTCTTCGGGCATCACTATGCCGAGTTCTGGCAGGGCGCTCTGTTCACGTCGGCCGAAAACGAGCTTCTCGAGGAGTACCACCACGTTCCCCTGTGGGTGAAATGGAGCCCGTTCGCGGCCATGGCGCTCGGTCTCTTCACGGCCTGGTACATGTACATCCGCTCGCCGGAGACGCCGAAATATCTCGCCGATCAGCATCGCGGGCTTTACCGCTTCCTGCTCAACAAGTGGTATTTCGACGAACTCTACGATTTCCTGTTCGTCCGTACCGCCAAGCGCCTCGGCACCTTCCTCTGGAAGGAAGGTGACGGCCGGGTGATCGACGGGTACGGCCCGAACGGGATCGCTGCGCGCGTTCTCGACGTGACCGACCGGGTGGTCCGCCTGCAGACCGGTTACCTTTACCACTACGCGTTCGCCATGCTGATCGGCATTGCAGCGCTCGTTACATGGATGATGCTCGGGAGTTCCTTCTGATGACCGATTGGCCCGTACTTTCCGCGGTCACCTTCATGCCGCTCGTCGGCGTACTGCTTCTCCTGCTCACAAGGGAAGACAGCGCCTACGGCCGCCGCAACATCCTGAACGTCTCGCTGCTGACGACCGTCTTCACGTTCCTCGTGTCGCTCTACATCTGGTACCAGTTCGACCCGTCGAACCCGGGCTTCCAGATGGTCGAGAAGCGGGAATGGCTCGGCACCGGCATTTCCTACCATCTGGGCGTCGACGGCATTTCCGTCCTCTTCGTTCCGCTGACGACATTCCTGATGCCGTTCTGCGTGCTGGCAAGCTGGGTAACGATCGAGAAGCGTCTGAAGGAATACATGATCGCGTTTCTGATCCTGGAAACGCTGATGCTGGGCGTCTTCGTGTCGCTCGACATCATTCTCTTCTACGTCTTCTTCGAGGCGGGCCTCATCCCGATGTTCATCATCATCGGTGTGTGGGGCGGCAAGGAGCGCGTCTACGCGAGCTACAAGTTCTTCCTCTATACGCTGCTCGGCTCCGTCCTGATGCTGCTTGCCATGATGGCGATGTACTGGCAGGCGGGCACCACCGACATCACGCAATTGCTCGCCTATCAGTTCCCGCGCGAAATGCAGACCTGGCTATGGCTTGCCTTCTTCGCCTCCTTTGCGGTGAAGATGCCCATGTGGCCGGTGCACACCTGGCTTCCCGATGCGCACGTCCAGGCGCCGACGGCAGGATCGGTCATTCTTGCCGGCATCCTCTTGAAGCTCGGCGGCTACGGCTTCCTGCGCTTCTCTCTGCCGATGTTCCCGCTGGCGTCGGACTTCTTCGCGCCTTTCGTCTTCACGCTGTCGATCATCGCGATCATCTACACCTCGCTGGTGGCGATGATGCAGACGGACATCAAGAAGCTCATCGCCTATTCCTCGGTCGCGCATATGGGTTATGTGACGATGGGAACCTTCGCGGCGAACGTTCAGGGCGTACAGGGCGCGATCTTCCAGATGCTGTCGCACGGCATCGTCTCGGGGGCGCTCTTCCTTTGCGTCGGCGTCGTCTATGACCGGCTGCATACGCGCGAGATCGCGGCCTATGGCGGCCTCGTCAACAACATGCCCAAATATGCCGTCGC
Encoded here:
- the nuoH gene encoding NADH-quinone oxidoreductase subunit NuoH: MDAFFSTYVWPTAIMIGQSLLLLVALLLFIAYILLADRKIWAAVQLRRGPNVVGPWGLFQSFADLLKFVFKEPVIPAGANKTIFLLAPLVSVTLALAAWAVIPLNANWVIANINVGILFVFAISSLEVYGIIMGGWASNSKYPFLGALRSAAQMVSYEVSIGFVIVTVLLCVGSLNLTDIVVAQNDGLGTMLGLPASFLDWHWLSLFPMFIIFFISALAETNRPPFDLPEAESELVAGFMVEYGSTPYMMFMLGEYAAICLMCALTTILFLGGWLPPVDIWLLNWVPGIVWFVLKASLVFFMFAMVKAFVPRYRYDQLMRLGWKVFLPLSLAMVVIVAFVLKLTGWA
- the nuoI gene encoding NADH-quinone oxidoreductase subunit NuoI, with protein sequence MAALSNAVSSLFLKEFVGAFLLSMRYFFRPKATVNYPFEKGPVSPRFRGEHALRRYPNGEERCIACKLCEAICPAQAITIEAGPRRNDGTRRTVRYDIDMVKCIYCGFCQEACPVDAIVEGPNFEFSTETREELYYDKEKLLANGDRWEREIARNIAMDSPYR
- a CDS encoding NADH-quinone oxidoreductase subunit J, translated to MGLQVLFFYLFAFIAVASAFMVIAAKNPVYSVLFLILTFFNAAGLFLLTGAEFLAMILLVVYVGAVAVLFLFVVMMLDIDFAELRAGVLEYAPIGALIGLILAAELIIVVGGSAFSPDIAKGIAMPIPAPSERTNTAALGDVLYTHYVYFFQIAGLVLLVAMIGAIVLTLRHRQNIKRQSIPQQVARTPENAVEVVTVKPGQGI
- the nuoK gene encoding NADH-quinone oxidoreductase subunit NuoK, with the protein product MEIGISHYLTVSAILFTLGVFGIFLNRKNVIIILMSVELILLAVNINMVAFSAFLNDITGQVFALFILTVAAAEAAIGLAILVVFYRNRGSIAVEDVNMMKG
- the nuoL gene encoding NADH-quinone oxidoreductase subunit L; the protein is MDTIVKAIVFLPLIGFLIAGLLGTQIGAKASEYVTSGLMLVTVALSWFVFFHVALGEEEMIKVAVLRWIQSGSFDVEWAFRVDTLTAVMFVVVNTVSTLVHIYSIGYMHHDPNRPRFFAYLSLFTFAMLMLITSDNLLQMFFGWEGVGLASYLLIGFWYKKPSANAAAMKAFIVNRVGDFGFSLGIFCVFVLFGSINFETIFAAAQNYLPAEGAAAGDAVINLFGMQLDKGHALTAACLLLFMGAMGKSAQFLLHTWLPDAMEGPTPVSALIHAATMVTAGVFLVARMSPLFELSPDALTVVTVIGAITAFFAATVGLVQNDIKRVIAYSTCSQLGYMFVALGVGAYGAAIFHLFTHAFFKALLFLGAGSVIHAVDGEQDMRYMGGLRTHIPVTYWMMFIGTIALTGVGIPGTVIGTAGFFSKDAIIESTFASHSVVSGFAFVLLVIAALFTSFYSWRLTFMTFHGKPRASSDVMHHVHESPQVMLVPLYVLAAGALVAGFLFHDYFFGHHYAEFWQGALFTSAENELLEEYHHVPLWVKWSPFAAMALGLFTAWYMYIRSPETPKYLADQHRGLYRFLLNKWYFDELYDFLFVRTAKRLGTFLWKEGDGRVIDGYGPNGIAARVLDVTDRVVRLQTGYLYHYAFAMLIGIAALVTWMMLGSSF
- a CDS encoding NADH-quinone oxidoreductase subunit M, whose product is MTDWPVLSAVTFMPLVGVLLLLLTREDSAYGRRNILNVSLLTTVFTFLVSLYIWYQFDPSNPGFQMVEKREWLGTGISYHLGVDGISVLFVPLTTFLMPFCVLASWVTIEKRLKEYMIAFLILETLMLGVFVSLDIILFYVFFEAGLIPMFIIIGVWGGKERVYASYKFFLYTLLGSVLMLLAMMAMYWQAGTTDITQLLAYQFPREMQTWLWLAFFASFAVKMPMWPVHTWLPDAHVQAPTAGSVILAGILLKLGGYGFLRFSLPMFPLASDFFAPFVFTLSIIAIIYTSLVAMMQTDIKKLIAYSSVAHMGYVTMGTFAANVQGVQGAIFQMLSHGIVSGALFLCVGVVYDRLHTREIAAYGGLVNNMPKYAVAFMVFTMANVGLPGTSGFVGEVLTLVGAFRANTWVALFATTGVILSAAYALWLYRRVIFGALEKESLKALLDLSGREKLILYPLVILTIFFGVYPAPVFDATAASVDLLVNNYAAALQAAQDVALSVQ